In Camelina sativa cultivar DH55 chromosome 16, Cs, whole genome shotgun sequence, a single window of DNA contains:
- the LOC104750224 gene encoding uncharacterized protein LOC104750224, producing MDIDEMEENNQVEQHHVDTSRPFSSVKEAVAIFGQRIMLPIQTQTLNSKPASPIATRSVSQAAKPRTPVASSSISQTAITVSPIASPSISQTTSLPSSPWKQRSLLPSSPQGPKEEIMDVLKKLEAEITETKTEVKMLKERESETEVALATLNAELHKNMSKMAKAEADAAGKSAAAMVKSVSFKEPKEKESGDEERRKELTRRIQKEYPSLAQILESNKGNRDGYFAKSTKKKKKKPIIPLVGDFFFFKKKESSTEISAPLYTTSSTLHF from the coding sequence ATGGATATAGAcgagatggaagaaaataatCAAGTCGAACAACATCATGTCGATACATCTCGTCCTTTTAGCTCAGTTAAAGAAGCTGTTGCCATATTTGGCCAACGGATTATGCTACCGATACAAACTCAAACCTTAAACTCTAAACCGGCAAGTCCTATTGCTACTCGTAGCGTCAGCCAGGCCGCTAAACCAAGAACTCCTGTTGCTAGTTCTAGCATCAGCCAGACTGCTATAACGGTAAGTCCTATTGCTAGTCCTAGTATCAGCCAGACCACTTCTTTACCATCTTCTCCATGGAAGCAACGCTCCTTGTTGCCCTCTTCGCCACAAGGTCCAAAAGAAGAGATCATGGATGTTTTGAAGAAGCTTGAAGCTGAAATAACGGAAACTAAGACAGAGGTGAAGATGTTGAAGGAGAGAGAGTCAGAGACAGAGGTGGCTTTAGCTACTCTAAACGCCGAGCTACATAAGAACATGTCAAAGATGGCGAAAGCCGAGGCTGATGCAGCAGGGAAGAGCGCGGCAGCCATGGTCAAATCGGTGAGCTTCAAGgaaccaaaagagaaagaaagcgGTGATGAAGAGAGGAGGAAAGAGCTGACGAGGAGGATACAGAAAGAGTATCCTTCATTGGCTCAGATACTTGAGAGTAACAAAGGAAACAGAGATGGGTATTTTGCGAAGagtacaaagaagaagaagaagaaacctatCATTCCGCTTGTGggagatttctttttcttcaagaaGAAAGAATCTTCGACTGAAATATCTGCACCTCTTTACACTACCTCTTCCACCTTGCACTTTTAG
- the LOC109124804 gene encoding ATP phosphoribosyltransferase 1, chloroplastic-like (The sequence of the model RefSeq protein was modified relative to this genomic sequence to represent the inferred CDS: added 109 bases not found in genome assembly) has protein sequence MSLLLLPTNLQQCPSPSTFPSPSSPLLSPSPSPSPSTVVVPRRRCLRLVTSCVSTVPTSVSNGSAPASVVVVEREQIRLGLPSKGRMAADAIDLLKDCQLFVKQVNPRQYVAQIPQLPNTEVWLQRPKDIVRKLLSGDLDLGIVGLDTLSEYGQENEDLIIVHEALNFGDCHLSIAIPNYGIFENINSLKELAQMPQWSEERPLRLATGFTYLGPKFMKENGIKHVTFSTADGALEAAPAMGIADAILDLVSSGTTLKENNLKEIEGGVVLESQAALVASRRALTQRKGALNTVHEILERLEAHLKADGQFTVVANMRGNSAEEVAERVLSQPSLSGLQGPTISPVYCTKDGKVSVDYYAIVICVPKKALYDSVKQLRAVGGSGVLVSPLTYIFDEDTPRWGQLLRNLGI, from the exons CCGTCGTCGTACCTCGTCGGAGATGTCTCAGATTGGTCACTTCTTGTGTCTCTACCGTTCCAACCTCTGTTTCTAATGGCTCTGCTCCCGCTTCTGTTGTTGTCGTTGAGCGAGAGCAGATTCGTCTTGGTCTTCCTAGTAAAGGACGTATGGCTGCTGATGCGATTGATCTTCTCAAG GACTGTCAACTGTTTGTTAAACAAGTCAATCCTAGGCAGTATGTTGCACAAATTCCTCAG TTACCAAACACTGAAGTTTGGCTTCAACGGCCAAAAGATATTGTCAGGAAGTTACTCTCAGGAGATTTGGATCTAGGTATCGTTGGTCTTGACACGCTTAGTGAATATGGTCAG GAAAATGAAGATCTAATCATTGTCCATGAAGCTCTCAACTTTGGAGACTGCCACCTGTCTATTGCG ATACCCAACTATGGGATATTTGAGAATATAAATTCTCTGAAGGAGCTAGCACAAATGCCCCAATGGAGTGAGGAGAGACCCTTACGCCTTGCTACTGGCTTCACTTAT CTCGGCCCCAAATTTATGAAAGAAAACGGCATTAAGCATGTGACATTTTCAACTGCAGACGGAGCACTGGAGGCAGCACCCGCG ATGGGCATAGCTGATGCCATTTTGGACCTTGTGAGTAGTGGGACAACGCTCAAAGAGAATAACTTAAAAGAGATAGAGGGAGGTGTTGTGCTGGAAAGTCAG gCGGCACTTGTAGCAAGTAGAAGAGCATTGACCCAGAGAAAAGGGGCACTGAACACAGTACACGAGAttcttgagagattggaggCGCATCTAAAGGCGGATGGCCAATTCACT GTTGTTGCAAACATGAGGGGAAATAGTGCTGAGGAAGTGGCTGAGCGTGTGTTGAGCCAACCATCATTGTCAGGATTGCAG GGACCAACAATAAGCCCAGTTTACTGTACAAAAGATGGCAAAGTATCAGTTGACTACTATGCAATCGTGATTTGTGTACCAAAAAAGGCCCTATATGACTCTGTGAAGCAACTGAGAGCG GTCGGAGGCAGCGGGGTATTAGTGTCACCTCTGACCTACATTTTTGATGAGGATACTCCAAGATGGGGTCAGCTCCTGAGAAACCTCGGGATTTAA